The following is a genomic window from Dehalogenimonas sp. 4OHTPN.
CCTGGCCTTTTTCCGCGAGCGGCGAGTTTTTCACCACGCTGGCTATGGTGTATCCCAGGCGCTGGAGTTTGGACTGCATCTCGCAGCATCCGGGCAGCAAGCCAACCATATCGTATCGGTTGCCTTTGAAATCCGCTATACCGCCGGAAAGATACATCAAACCACCGCATTCGGCATAGACCGGCATACCGGCAGCCACAGCGTCACGTATGGAATGTTTCATTGAGAGGTTATTTTCCAATTCTGACAGAAACACTTCAGGAAAGCCCCCGCCGATATAAACGCCGTCGGTACCCATTGGCAAGCCGGCATCCGCAATTGGACTGAATTCAGTAATATCGGCGCCCCACGCCTTAAGTAATTCTATATTGGCTTCATAATAGAAATTGAAGGCGGCATCTCTGGCGACGGCGATTCGGCATCGTTGCAGTTGAGGCGTATCGGGGAAAAGCGACGGTTCCGACATTAACGCGAAATCCGGAGCTTGACGCGCCAACCCGATTAACAAGTCAAGGTCGATGTGTTCTTCGATCAAGTCTCCAAGCTCGCCGAGAAAATTGGATTCGGGGTCTCTTTCAGCTACTGGCACCAGGCCAAGATGTCTTTCTGGTAAAACAAGATTGGGCGCCTTAGGTAAATAGCCTACTACGGGTAAGCCGGTACGTTCTTCGATCGCGCTTTTAGCGGACCTGAGATGGCTCGGACTGCCGACCTGGTTGAGGATAACACCTGAGACATGAACACCTGGATCGTATGTCGCGTAGCCTAGAGCCATGGCTGCGGCGCTTTCACTCATTTTGGCGATGTTAAGGATTAAAAGAACCGGGGCTTCGATGAGATTCGCGATCTTGGCAGTAGAGCCCCCTCCGCCGGACTTACGGTGGCCGTCATACAGCCCCATAACTCCTTCAACAACGGCAATGTCGGTTTCACGGTTAAAATACGCGAACAGTTCTTTAAGGTTAGCCTCAGGCAACATCCACGAATCCAGATTATGGCAGGGAAGTCCCGCTGCCCCGGTTAGATATCCCGGATCTATGTAGTCCGGACCGCATTTGAACGGCTGTACATTCAGGCCTCGCCGATGTAACGCATAAGTCAATCCGGTGGAGATAGTGGTTTTGCCGACGCCGCTTGAAGTCCCGGCAATAACGAAACGAGGGATGTTCAATTTATCCTGACCAGGGAAATCATCAAATTATTGGGCATATGATTGACGATTCATTATATAACTGTGCGACATACGATGCCATCAGAGCCAAAGGTCTTAAGATTTTATTTCGCGAAGGTCAACTACCTGAGGTTCCAACCCGGAATCTCTCAGGCGCATTATAAAGCCCGGCAGTTCGTCGGAAATACAAACAATGAACACTTCCAGACCGTAGCGTACAGCCTGAATGGCTACTTCCTGGACGGCATAAAAATATCTCGGTTCTATATCGGCACGCCTGAGAGCGGCATAAGCCTCGATGCCGACAGCTCCGATATGTTTATGGCCGCGGCAAAACTCCTTTAAAGCATCAAGGTTTGTTCTAGCAGAACCGCCGCCGCTTATCGAAGGCACAATAGCTACGGATACGACACCTGGTTTAAGTTCGATGATGCCTTTTACTGAAGTGACGCCGACGTCTTCTCCGGCTTTACCATTCTGAAAAGCAACCCCGCGAGCTGCGGCGCCGCGGGCGTTTCCCGCCGTGAGCAGACCGTCTTTCATCCTCAAACCAACCTCTTGACCGGCATCTATGTCATTTTCGGCCAACGCGGCGTTGACGGTAATATCGGTGACTGCCTTTTCGGCAAAGTTTACATAATTATTGAGATCACGCAGTTCGCTTAGCATCCAATTGACGCCGGAAGACGTGACCCTGTAGCGGGAGCGGCCTTCAACCTGGACCAGACCTTCGGAGACTAAATGTTTAAGATACTCCGAAATAGCTTGGGGGGTGATTCCCAAAGCGGCGGCAATGTCTTTTTGTTCGATTGCCGGCCCTTTCGATGCAATCTCCACGATGATCTGGAAACGGGTTGAGGCGTTTTTGTTATGCAAAATGCTTTTCATAATGGTTGCCATGGACCAAAGATTAAATAATGTTGACTACGGTCCTATGCCTTGCATTCTCGAAGTGAAATCTGCGGGTGAAACGAGGCGGACATAGGCCGTACAGGGATCGAACCTGTGACACCCTGATTAAAAGTCAGGTGCTCTACCAACTGAGCTAACGGCCCAAGCATAGATGAGTTTAGCAAAAGGCCGCAGGCTTATGCAACCGGTCTTATGTTCAATAACAAACAGATAGGAGTTCTTTAGTCCGGTGAGTAGTGCCAGAGACGGTTTATGAGATTGCGAGATCCCGGAGGATGAACTCTTTAACCATTTCAACCGCGGCTTTAACTTTCGGGGTAAGTCCTTCGCCCAATGCTAAGCTATCCGGTTGGATGCCGTAGAAGACAATATCCAGAGGCAATTCGCCTAAAAGCCGCAATTGAAATACGGCTTCGTGCACGCCGATGTCATGTACTGAAACACTCATCTGCCGCAATTCCGCCAGTTGATCGATGCCGAACCGGAATACCGCCCCTGGTTCAGAACCGGCGGCAATTGCATCCGCAATAATCACTTTGTCGCGGCCGCGTATGATATCAGCAAGCTCCATTGCCCTGGTCGCTCCGTCAACCAATTCAATATGTTCAGGCAGCTTGCATTGATTTAATATATTTATAACTTCTACCCCTGCGCCCTCGTCGGAAAGGAGGATATTACCGACGCCAAGGATCAGGATCCGAGGCCGCGCCGCAGTATCGGTAGTCGGAAGTGCTACATCGCTCATGATAGCTGTAAATTACCATAATTGAGGTTGAATATACAGATTTACCGGTATACCTTGACTTAACCATCGGCTAATGATATAGGTACTCCAAGGCTAATTTCGCCTTCTTCCCATTCCCAACATGGCTGCTTTACGAAAAAGGAAATATCGTCTGGATTATGCCGCATGAAACAGAATCCGGTTTTGGAACCAGCGCCACCCGGCTTTATGAAAATTTCGGTGCCCATTTAACTATCTCCGCAGACGGAGTCCCGGGCGCATCGTTCCAGGTTTGGGCGCCGAATGCCGATGCCGTCTCGGTGATCGGTGATTTCAACGGCTGGAATCATTCATCACATCCCCTCAGCATTGACCGGCAATCAGGAATCTGGAGAGGTTTCATACCGGGAGTAAACAAGGGGCACCTTTACAAATACCGGATATGCCGGCGGGATGGGGATTACATCGCGGATAAATCTGATCCTTTTGCTTTTCATACCGAAACGCCGCCAGGAACGGCATCCGTGGTCTGGGATAACCTTTATCGCTGGCATGACCGGAAATGGATGGCAGAGCGGGGGAAAATGCTTTCAACAGATACGCCTGTCGCCATCTATGAAGTCCATCTCGGTTCATGGCGCAGGAATAACGGCCGCTGTCTCGGGTATCGAGAAATCGCCCTCCAATTAGCGGATTACGTCCTTGATATGAAATTTACCCACGTTGAACTGATGCCGGTCATGGAGCATCCTTTTTACGGTTCCTGGGGCTATCAAGTGACCGGGTTTTTCGCGCCGACCGCGCGTTACGGAACGCCGCAGGATTTCATGTACCTGGTGGATTACCTGCATCAGCGAGGCATCGGCGTCATCATGGACTGGGTGCCGTCTCATTTCCCAGACGACGCCCACGGCCTGACATTTTTCGACGGCACCCATCTCTATGAGCACCGAGACCCCAGGCAGCGTGTACATCCCGAATGGCACAGCCTGCTTTTCAACTACGGCCGTAAAGAAGTCAGGGATTTCCTTTGCGCCAGCGCCCTTTTTTGGCTGGAAAAATACCATATTGACGGGTTGCGGGTAGACGGCGTCGCCTCGATGCTGTATCTGGATTACGGGCGCAAGCAGGGAGAATGGCTGGCCAATCGGCTCGGCGGCCGGGAAAATCTTGAGGCGGTTGAGTTTTTACGGCAAATGAATACCCTGATTTCCCGGGATTTTGAAGACGTACAAACCATCGCGGAAGAATCCACCTCGTGGCCGTTAGTCTCCCGCCCGGTTCAACAGGGAGGTTTGGGGTTCGGTTATAAATGGGATATGGGATGGATGAACGACACTCTGCGTTATATGGCGCTAGATCCGCCTTTTCGTTCTTTCCAGCACCATCAATTGACGTTCCGGGGTATGTATTCCGGTTCAGAATCATTCATTCTGCCGCTGTCACACGATGAGGTAGTGCACGGTAAAGCGTCGCTGCTGTCAAAGATGCCTGGCGATGACTGGCAAAAATACGCCGGTTTGAGGCTGATGCTTGGATATCAATACTCCTTGAACGCCAAAAAACTGCTGTTCATGGGCGGTGAGTTCGGCCAGCGCGGCGAATGGAACCACGATGCTGAACTTGAGTGGCGCCTCCTTGATTTTGAACCGCACCGCGGTATCCAGAAGTGGACTGCTGACTTGAATCATCTGTATCGAAGCGAACCAAGCCTGCATCAGTTGGATTGCCATGAAGACGGCTTTGAGTGGATCAACCCCGATGATTCAAGCAATTGCGTGTTGGCATTTATGCGCAAAGCCCCCGGCTGTGCCCCGGTCGTGGTTGTCTGTAATTTCACGCCAGCGGTCCATCATCATTATCGCGTCGGCGTACCGGAAGCAGGGTTGTATCTAGAACTGCTTAATAGCGATGCCGAGATTTACGGCGGCAGCGGCCAAGGCAATTTAAGCTGCGTAGGTTCTCAATCAGAACCGCGGCATGGCCGTCCGCACTCGCTTGATCTTACCCTGCCGCCTTTGGCAGTTATATTTCTAAAGCGCCGGTCGTGAGGTTTACTTCGAATATAAATGATGGATCTGAATTCTGTGGTTCTCGGCATAGATCTTGGTGGTACCAAAATCCTTTCGGCCGCAGTTGACAGGCAAGGAAAGGTAATCTGCCGTGACCTGACTGCCACACCCGTCGCTTCCGGTCCCCCGGGCGTGATAGCAACAATCAACGAGTCGGCAAGACGGGCTATCAGGCACAATCCCAATGACATCAAAGCTGTCGGTCTCGCAGTTGCCGGTTTGGTTGAATCGGCCAATGGCATTGTCCATACTTCTCCTAATTTACCCGGGTGGAATGACGTTTCTATCACCCTGGAGCTAGCCTCAACCTTCGGCAAACCGGTCTTCACTATCAACGATGCCCATGCCGCCGCGATCGGCGAGCTTAAATACGGCGCCGGACGCGGCTGCCGGCACTTCATATTTATCACCCTTTCCACCGGAATTGGAGGCGGTCTGGTTCTCGACGGGAATATTTACGAAGGCTTCAGCGGCTTCGGTGGTGAGATTGGCCATATGGTCGTCGACGATGATGGACCGGAATGTGGCTGTGGGAACCGGGGTTGCTGGGAGATCCTCGCCTCCGGTAAAGCTCTCGAGCGGGAAGCCCGCCGTCGCATCGCATCAGGTGAACCAACATCGATTTTATCATACTGTCGTCCCGAACCTGGTGGAGAACCTGGGCGGGCGCAGATCGATTGCCTCAATGCCAAAACCATCCACACCGCCGCTATTGGCGGAGATATCCTCGCTCTTGAACTGATTAAGCACCACGCCTACTACGTGGGTGTCGGACTGGCCAATATAGTCAACATCTTCAACCCGGAGCGGGTTATCATCGGTGGCGGGTTGTCGAACATGGGTGACTTGTTACTGAAACCTGCCATAGAGGAAGCCGCCCGCCGCGCCTTCAAGCAATCGTTCAAAGCCGTCCGTTTCATGACAGCCGAGCTCGGCGCCGATGCTGGTGTTATCGGTGCCGCGGCACTTGCATGGAAAAATCTTATGTAGGTTGTCTGGGTTTCTTCATCAAATGTAACAAACCCAGAGATAACACCACCTGGCAACTAAACCAGTGAATCGCCAACATAATTCGGACCATTTTAATCCACCCCAAATCCATACTCGGCAAAATATTATTCTGCGTACCTACCAAAAACGTCAGCATCCACTTGACACATCAAGGGAACATAAGTGCTATAATATACCAACGGTGATTAATAAAGTCTATCTCGTATATTTCCAAAATATCGACCATCTTATTAAGACCAGGGAACATGTCGTTGATACGTAAACCCGTACAACAGAACTTGGGCGCTGCGGTACAGTAGGGGCAGCCGAATAAGCGTGCCTATCGCGGAGCGATAAGGCACTGTCAATGGTTCGGACTGGTGCGGGAGTAGCAAGAAGGATTTTACGATGTTTGATTCCAAAAATATCGATAAACGAAGCGTAGCTTTGCCAGGCGACATCAGCAAACGTATAACAACGGCTTCGTTTCACCTAAAATATATTTTTAGTGAAAATACAAAGATGAATAACAAAACCCAATCGCCTGAGACCTATAACTGAAAACTGGCAGTTACCTCGGTGATTGCCACAATTGACATAAAAAAGATATAATGCAAGGTTGATTTTCAAGGAGTCGTAACTATATGCCGTTAGATAAGATCATTGTCAAAGGCGCCAGGGAGCATAACCTGAAGAACATAGATGTCACTATCCCTCGGGATAAATTGGTAGTCATCACCGGGGCTTCTGGTTCCGGCAAGTCATCCCTTGCTTTTGACACCATCTATGCGGAGGGCCAGCGCCGCTATATGGAATCCTTGTCGGCTTACGCCCGTCAGTTTCTGGGACGAATGGAAAAGCCGGATGTCGATTACATTGATGGACTGTCGCCCGCCATTTCTATAGACCAGAAAGGCGCATCGAGGAATCCTCGTTCCACGGTCGGTACGACGACCGAGATCTATGACTATCTGCGACTGTTGTTTGCTCGGGTCGGACACCCCCACTGCCCGAACTGTGGTCGGGAGATCTCCATGCAGGCAGTGGAACAGATTGTGGACACTGTGAAAGCCCTCCCGGAAGAGTCGAAGATTTTCGTCCTGGCGCCATTGGTCAAGGACCGCAAAGGCGAACACCAGGCCATCTTCAAAGAACTCAGGAAATCAGGCTACGCCCGTGTCCGAATTGATGGCACGACACGCGATCTATCTGAAGATATCGAACTCGACAAGAAGAAGAAGCACAAGATTGAGGTTGTCATCGACCGGTTAGTTATCGGGCAATCTGACACCCAGGCGCGCTTGGCTGACTCAATTGAAACAGCCTTGAAACTGGGTGATGGTGTCGTCGTTATATCAATCGTCGACGGAATGGAGTATCTCTTCTCTGAGAAGTTCTCTTGCGCTGACTGCGGTATTTCATTGGGTGAAATCGAACCTAGGAGTTTCTCATTCAACTCACCCCATGGCGCCTGCCCCGACTGCACCGGCTTGGGCATCAAGATGGAGTTCGACCCTGACATGGTTATCCCCAACAAAAAACTGTCTCTGGCTGAGGGGGCTATTCATCCCTACCAGTGGCAAACGTGGTACTTTTCGCAACTTGAAGACGTAGCCCGTAAACACGGCTTCAGTTTAAACGTGCCGGTGGAGCGCCTCACGCCTGGGCAGGTAGACATTGTTCTCTTTGGTGAGGACGGCAGCAAAATTAAATACAAAAACCGCTTCGGAAAAACGCGCGAGTATTCCTCCGGATTCGAGGGCGTCATTCCCCGACTTGAGAGGTTATACAGGGATTCGGAATCTGAGCAGGTTCGTGCCGGTATTGAACGGTATATGGTATCGACCCCTTGTCCTTCCTGCGGCGGAAAAAGGTTGAAACCCGAAGCACTTTCGGTGCTAATGGAAGGTAAAAACATTGCCGAAATCTCCGCTCTGTCGGTGGTCGACTCCCTCGATTGGGTTGATGTTCTCGCCGACCCCAACACACCACTCTCGGAGCGCGAACAGATCATCGCCAGGCAGATCTTGAAAGAATTGAAATCACGCCTGGGTTTCCTCGCGGATGTGGGGTTGGATTACCTGTCGATTGACCGGGCTTCAGCGACCCTGTCCGGCGGCGAAGCGCAGCGTATCCGACTGGCAACGCAGATTGGTTCCGGCCTGATGGGCGTACTCTACATCTGCGACGAACCTACGGTAGGTTTGCACCCTGCCGATGACTCCCGTCTCATCGATACTTTGAAGAGGCTTCGCAATCTGGGCAACTCAATACTGGTCGTCGAACATGATGAAGCGATGATGCGAGCCGCAGACTGGATTGTTGACCTTGGCCCAGGAGCCGGCGAGCACGGAGGTCATGTCATCGTCTCCGGGCCCTTGAGCGAGGTGCTGGACTGCCGCCACTCAATCACTGGCGCCTACCTCTCCGGCCGTAAATCAATCCCCTTACCGGACAAGCGGCGATCGGTTCTGGGTAAGGAGTTAGTTATCCGGGGCGCCAGGCAAAACAACTTGAAAGATATCGACGTCCACATCCCGTTAGGAAGTCTGGTGTGCATCGCCGGCGTCTCCGGCTCAGGTAAGAGCACCCTGGTGAACGAGATACTTTTTAAAAAGCTAGCCCAGGTTTTTTCCGGCGCCCGTGAGAAACCCGGCGACCATGACGGCGTCGATGGCCTGGAGTACATCGACAAGGTTATAGCCATAGACCAGTCACCGATCGGTCGTACTCCGCGGTCGAATCCTGCCACCTACACCGGCGCCTTTACACCGATCCGTGATCTTTTTACCACTGTACCAGAGGCGCGAGTGCGTGGTTACAACCCCGGGCGTTTCTCCTTTAACATCAAAGGCGGTCGTTGCGAGACATGCCGGGGAGAGGGCTACATAGAGATCGAAATGCAGTTCCTTCCAGACGTAACCGTGCCATGCGAGGTATGCCGGGGAAAACGCTACTCCCGCGAGGTGCTGGACATCAAGTTCAAAGATATGAATATAGCCGAAGTTCTCGATATGACTGTTGATCACGCCCTTGATTTCTTTGAGCATTTCCCGTCTATCAAGTTCAAGCTCAAAAGCTTGCACGACGTCGGTTTGGGTTACATCAGACTTGGTCAGCCGGCGCCGACACTGTCCGGCGGTGAAGCCCAGCGTATTAAGCTTGCCTCTGAGTTAGCGCGGCGTGCCACTGGGCACACCCTTTACATCCTTGACGAGCCGACTACCGGGCTGTCATTTGATGATGTGGCGGCGTTGCTCAAGGTGATGCAACGGTTGGTGGCATCTGGCAACTCCGTGGTAGTTATCGAACACCAGTTGGATATAATCAAGAATGCTGATTGGGTTATTGACCTTGGACCTGGAGCTGGGCACCGCGGCGGGCAGATTGTTGCAGTGGGTACGCCTGAGCAGGTGGCGCAAGTACCATGCTCAGCTACCGGGGTTTACTTAAAAAAAGTATTGCCATCCTAGACCAATGTATGCTTGTCCAGCCAGCGGATCATCGTTCCCAGCACGAAATCGTGGCAAGGCTCGTTGAAAATTTCGTGGTAGCAGCCGGGGAAGAAGTGAAGTTCTTTGTCGGTAGATGCGATGGAATTATAGAAAAGTTGGCTGCCGGAAGGCTCCGCCAAACGATCGGAAGCGCCGTGCATGAGAAGGACCGGCAACTTGATCTTCGCAGACAATGCTTGAACGTTCGACATGGCGTCAAGCATTTCAGCACCCGTACGGGCCGGTATCTTGCCAGTAAAAACCAGTGGATCTCCAATGTAATTTTTAACAACATTCTCGTCCCGGCTAATCCCTGCGCACTCAAGTTGTCTCACACCGAGACGAGGAATGATGACAGAAAGTGTTTTTACTAATTTTAAGGTTCGCTTTGTGATGCTTTCACCAGCTTTGAGCACTAGGCCGGACAGCACAGCACCGGTGACCCATGTTGGGTGGCACGTGCTGTAAAAAGCCGCCTCCAGCGCCCCTAAGCTATGGCCGATGATGAACAGCGGCAGGCTGGGGTTTTCTTGCCTTACAAAATCAACAAAACGGCTGAGATCGCCGGTTAAATCGGCGAACCGATCGATATAACAGCGCTTGCCTGGAGATTTCCCATGCCCGCGCTGGTCATAACTCCAGACGGAGTAGCCCTTGGGAACCAGGTAATCAATCACGTTGTTGTACCTGCCTGAGTGATCAGCCAGTCCGTGTACCAGCACGACAACAGCTTTAAACCTGCTATCTGGCAACCAAGCCTGATAATACAGCGCTTGCCCCTTGCTGATGTTAAAATCCCCTTCAAGATAACGCATTGGGCGTAAATATAGCAATTGACTCACCTTTTGACAACGTTAAACGTTGGTTATTAAGATATGCGCCGAGGAACAAACTATGAATCGTGAGCAAGCCCTTTCCGAGGTACAAGGTAGGGTATGCAACCCCAATCTCATCAAGCATATGCTGGCTACGGAGGCAGTTATGCGGGCGTTGGCTGAACGGTTAGGAGAGGATGTAGAAGATTG
Proteins encoded in this region:
- a CDS encoding cobyrinate a,c-diamide synthase — translated: MNIPRFVIAGTSSGVGKTTISTGLTYALHRRGLNVQPFKCGPDYIDPGYLTGAAGLPCHNLDSWMLPEANLKELFAYFNRETDIAVVEGVMGLYDGHRKSGGGGSTAKIANLIEAPVLLILNIAKMSESAAAMALGYATYDPGVHVSGVILNQVGSPSHLRSAKSAIEERTGLPVVGYLPKAPNLVLPERHLGLVPVAERDPESNFLGELGDLIEEHIDLDLLIGLARQAPDFALMSEPSLFPDTPQLQRCRIAVARDAAFNFYYEANIELLKAWGADITEFSPIADAGLPMGTDGVYIGGGFPEVFLSELENNLSMKHSIRDAVAAGMPVYAECGGLMYLSGGIADFKGNRYDMVGLLPGCCEMQSKLQRLGYTIASVVKNSPLAEKGQEVRGHLFHWSKLDAPDAKSAAYRIIEPETQAEGFCLGPNNNLLASYLHLHFGSDSRLAKRFIQSCVPG
- a CDS encoding MarR family transcriptional regulator, which encodes MKSILHNKNASTRFQIIVEIASKGPAIEQKDIAAALGITPQAISEYLKHLVSEGLVQVEGRSRYRVTSSGVNWMLSELRDLNNYVNFAEKAVTDITVNAALAENDIDAGQEVGLRMKDGLLTAGNARGAAARGVAFQNGKAGEDVGVTSVKGIIELKPGVVSVAIVPSISGGGSARTNLDALKEFCRGHKHIGAVGIEAYAALRRADIEPRYFYAVQEVAIQAVRYGLEVFIVCISDELPGFIMRLRDSGLEPQVVDLREIKS
- a CDS encoding hydrogenase maturation protease, whose protein sequence is MSDVALPTTDTAARPRILILGVGNILLSDEGAGVEVINILNQCKLPEHIELVDGATRAMELADIIRGRDKVIIADAIAAGSEPGAVFRFGIDQLAELRQMSVSVHDIGVHEAVFQLRLLGELPLDIVFYGIQPDSLALGEGLTPKVKAAVEMVKEFILRDLAIS
- the glgB gene encoding 1,4-alpha-glucan branching protein GlgB, producing MPHETESGFGTSATRLYENFGAHLTISADGVPGASFQVWAPNADAVSVIGDFNGWNHSSHPLSIDRQSGIWRGFIPGVNKGHLYKYRICRRDGDYIADKSDPFAFHTETPPGTASVVWDNLYRWHDRKWMAERGKMLSTDTPVAIYEVHLGSWRRNNGRCLGYREIALQLADYVLDMKFTHVELMPVMEHPFYGSWGYQVTGFFAPTARYGTPQDFMYLVDYLHQRGIGVIMDWVPSHFPDDAHGLTFFDGTHLYEHRDPRQRVHPEWHSLLFNYGRKEVRDFLCASALFWLEKYHIDGLRVDGVASMLYLDYGRKQGEWLANRLGGRENLEAVEFLRQMNTLISRDFEDVQTIAEESTSWPLVSRPVQQGGLGFGYKWDMGWMNDTLRYMALDPPFRSFQHHQLTFRGMYSGSESFILPLSHDEVVHGKASLLSKMPGDDWQKYAGLRLMLGYQYSLNAKKLLFMGGEFGQRGEWNHDAELEWRLLDFEPHRGIQKWTADLNHLYRSEPSLHQLDCHEDGFEWINPDDSSNCVLAFMRKAPGCAPVVVVCNFTPAVHHHYRVGVPEAGLYLELLNSDAEIYGGSGQGNLSCVGSQSEPRHGRPHSLDLTLPPLAVIFLKRRS
- a CDS encoding ROK family protein, whose protein sequence is MMDLNSVVLGIDLGGTKILSAAVDRQGKVICRDLTATPVASGPPGVIATINESARRAIRHNPNDIKAVGLAVAGLVESANGIVHTSPNLPGWNDVSITLELASTFGKPVFTINDAHAAAIGELKYGAGRGCRHFIFITLSTGIGGGLVLDGNIYEGFSGFGGEIGHMVVDDDGPECGCGNRGCWEILASGKALEREARRRIASGEPTSILSYCRPEPGGEPGRAQIDCLNAKTIHTAAIGGDILALELIKHHAYYVGVGLANIVNIFNPERVIIGGGLSNMGDLLLKPAIEEAARRAFKQSFKAVRFMTAELGADAGVIGAAALAWKNLM
- the uvrA gene encoding excinuclease ABC subunit UvrA; the encoded protein is MPLDKIIVKGAREHNLKNIDVTIPRDKLVVITGASGSGKSSLAFDTIYAEGQRRYMESLSAYARQFLGRMEKPDVDYIDGLSPAISIDQKGASRNPRSTVGTTTEIYDYLRLLFARVGHPHCPNCGREISMQAVEQIVDTVKALPEESKIFVLAPLVKDRKGEHQAIFKELRKSGYARVRIDGTTRDLSEDIELDKKKKHKIEVVIDRLVIGQSDTQARLADSIETALKLGDGVVVISIVDGMEYLFSEKFSCADCGISLGEIEPRSFSFNSPHGACPDCTGLGIKMEFDPDMVIPNKKLSLAEGAIHPYQWQTWYFSQLEDVARKHGFSLNVPVERLTPGQVDIVLFGEDGSKIKYKNRFGKTREYSSGFEGVIPRLERLYRDSESEQVRAGIERYMVSTPCPSCGGKRLKPEALSVLMEGKNIAEISALSVVDSLDWVDVLADPNTPLSEREQIIARQILKELKSRLGFLADVGLDYLSIDRASATLSGGEAQRIRLATQIGSGLMGVLYICDEPTVGLHPADDSRLIDTLKRLRNLGNSILVVEHDEAMMRAADWIVDLGPGAGEHGGHVIVSGPLSEVLDCRHSITGAYLSGRKSIPLPDKRRSVLGKELVIRGARQNNLKDIDVHIPLGSLVCIAGVSGSGKSTLVNEILFKKLAQVFSGAREKPGDHDGVDGLEYIDKVIAIDQSPIGRTPRSNPATYTGAFTPIRDLFTTVPEARVRGYNPGRFSFNIKGGRCETCRGEGYIEIEMQFLPDVTVPCEVCRGKRYSREVLDIKFKDMNIAEVLDMTVDHALDFFEHFPSIKFKLKSLHDVGLGYIRLGQPAPTLSGGEAQRIKLASELARRATGHTLYILDEPTTGLSFDDVAALLKVMQRLVASGNSVVVIEHQLDIIKNADWVIDLGPGAGHRGGQIVAVGTPEQVAQVPCSATGVYLKKVLPS
- a CDS encoding lysophospholipase, producing MRYLEGDFNISKGQALYYQAWLPDSRFKAVVVLVHGLADHSGRYNNVIDYLVPKGYSVWSYDQRGHGKSPGKRCYIDRFADLTGDLSRFVDFVRQENPSLPLFIIGHSLGALEAAFYSTCHPTWVTGAVLSGLVLKAGESITKRTLKLVKTLSVIIPRLGVRQLECAGISRDENVVKNYIGDPLVFTGKIPARTGAEMLDAMSNVQALSAKIKLPVLLMHGASDRLAEPSGSQLFYNSIASTDKELHFFPGCYHEIFNEPCHDFVLGTMIRWLDKHTLV